Proteins found in one Microcella daejeonensis genomic segment:
- a CDS encoding glyceraldehyde-3-phosphate dehydrogenase, giving the protein MDDAVLDHARQWNAREMLAEQLIPVIGRLYREHGVVTSIHGRRLINQSAIGVIKAHRYAEHVTGAALPMTRTREVLDALLELAPGPASLDIARLISGFEERGADRTLERFLEDELEPVRRDPGARPAGTDVVLYGFGRIGRLLARILIAHAGGGGGLRLRAIVVRRGGADDLVKRASLLRRDSVHGPFDGTISVDEEASAIIANGTVIRVIYADDPAAIDYTEHGIRDAIVVDNTGRWRDEAGLSQHLRSPGVARVLLTAPGKGAIPNIVHGINEHAIGDDDRIVSAASCTTNAVTPVLKVLHDAWGIRHGHVETVHSYTNDQNLIDNFHSGDRRGRSAALNMVITETGAAKAVAKALPALEGRLTGNAIRVPTPDVSMAILNVALERETTRDEVNEHLRQMSLHSDLRQQIDYIASPEVVSTDFIGSHRAGIVDGLATICTGANLIVYVWYDNEYGYSSQVIRVLETMSGSHPRVVPARPSADGGMSAAGALRSEPAPLSPAGAVR; this is encoded by the coding sequence ATGGACGACGCCGTTCTCGACCACGCCCGCCAGTGGAACGCCCGCGAGATGCTCGCCGAGCAGCTCATCCCGGTGATCGGGCGGCTGTACCGGGAGCACGGGGTGGTGACGAGCATCCACGGGCGCCGACTCATCAACCAGTCGGCGATCGGCGTCATCAAGGCCCACCGTTACGCCGAGCACGTCACCGGCGCCGCGCTGCCGATGACGCGCACGCGCGAGGTGCTGGATGCCCTGCTCGAGCTCGCCCCCGGCCCCGCCTCGCTCGACATCGCGCGCCTCATCTCGGGTTTCGAGGAGCGCGGCGCCGACCGCACCCTCGAGCGGTTCCTGGAGGACGAGCTCGAGCCCGTGCGGCGCGACCCCGGCGCACGACCCGCGGGAACCGACGTCGTGCTGTACGGCTTCGGGCGCATCGGGCGACTGCTCGCGCGCATCCTCATCGCCCACGCCGGCGGCGGGGGAGGGCTGCGGCTGCGGGCGATCGTCGTGCGGCGCGGCGGAGCGGACGACCTGGTGAAGCGCGCGAGCCTGCTGCGCCGGGACTCGGTGCACGGGCCCTTCGACGGCACGATCAGCGTGGACGAGGAGGCGAGCGCGATCATCGCCAACGGCACGGTGATCCGCGTCATCTACGCCGACGATCCCGCCGCGATCGACTACACCGAGCACGGCATCCGCGACGCGATCGTCGTCGACAACACCGGTCGCTGGCGCGACGAGGCCGGGCTCTCGCAGCACCTGCGCTCGCCGGGCGTCGCCCGGGTACTGCTGACGGCTCCGGGCAAGGGCGCCATCCCGAACATCGTCCACGGCATCAACGAGCACGCGATCGGCGACGACGACCGCATCGTCTCGGCGGCCAGCTGCACGACGAACGCGGTCACGCCCGTGCTCAAGGTGCTTCACGACGCCTGGGGCATCCGCCACGGCCATGTCGAGACCGTGCACTCGTACACGAACGACCAGAACCTCATCGACAACTTCCACTCCGGCGATCGCCGAGGCCGCTCGGCGGCCCTCAACATGGTGATCACCGAGACCGGCGCCGCGAAGGCGGTGGCCAAGGCTCTGCCGGCGCTCGAGGGGCGTCTCACCGGCAACGCCATCCGCGTGCCGACGCCCGACGTCTCGATGGCGATCCTCAACGTCGCGCTCGAGCGCGAGACCACGCGTGACGAGGTCAACGAGCACCTGCGGCAGATGTCGCTGCACAGCGATCTGCGGCAGCAGATCGACTACATCGCGAGCCCCGAGGTCGTCTCGACCGACTTCATCGGTTCGCACCGCGCCGGCATCGTCGACGGCCTCGCGACGATCTGCACCGGCGCGAACCTCATCGTCTACGTCTGGTACGACAACGAGTACGGCTACAGCTCGCAGGTGATCCGGGTGCTGGAGACGATGTCGGGCTCGCACCCGCGGGTGGTCCCGGCGCGTCCGAGCGCCGACGGCGGGATGTCCGCCGCGGGCGCGCTCCGCTCCGAGCCCGCGCCGCTCAGCCCGGCGGGCGCGGTGCGCTGA
- a CDS encoding NAD-dependent succinate-semialdehyde dehydrogenase, whose protein sequence is MSDYAVVNPATGETVKTYSTITDAELQQAIASAHAAHRGWSRSSTVADRAAMMRRVAELHTERREELAAIIVREMGKPLESALGEVDFSASIYEYYADNAERLLADTPIELLDGEGRAFVRRSSLGVLLGIMPWNFPYYQVARFAGPNLIVGNTILLKHAQQCPESAAAMEQMFHDAGFPEGAYVNIYATNDQISTVIADPRVQGVSLTGSERAGAAVAEQAGRHLKKVVLELGGSDPFILLSTDDMDAAVEQAVAARVDNSGQACNAGKRFIVVDGLYDEFLEKFSAALTAVEPADPMSPDAVIGPLSSTLAADRLEEQVERALAQGATLAAGGGREGNFVKTAVLTGVTPDNDAYHEEFFGPVAQVFRVADEDAAIELANDTPYGLGSYVFTTDEEQALRVADRIEAGMVFINAVGAEGAELPFGGIKRSGSGRELGTFGIDEFVNKKMIRVGF, encoded by the coding sequence ATGAGCGACTACGCCGTCGTCAATCCCGCCACGGGGGAGACCGTCAAGACGTACTCCACCATCACCGACGCCGAGCTGCAGCAGGCCATCGCCTCCGCGCACGCCGCCCACCGCGGCTGGTCGCGCTCGAGCACCGTCGCCGACCGGGCGGCCATGATGCGCCGGGTCGCCGAGCTGCACACCGAGCGCCGCGAGGAGCTCGCCGCCATCATCGTGCGCGAGATGGGCAAGCCCCTCGAGTCGGCCCTCGGCGAGGTCGACTTCTCGGCGAGCATCTACGAGTACTACGCCGACAACGCCGAGCGGCTGCTCGCCGACACGCCCATCGAGCTGCTCGACGGCGAGGGCCGCGCCTTCGTGCGCCGCAGCTCGCTCGGCGTGCTGCTCGGCATCATGCCGTGGAACTTCCCGTACTACCAGGTGGCCCGCTTCGCCGGCCCGAACCTCATCGTCGGCAACACCATCCTGCTCAAGCACGCGCAGCAGTGCCCCGAGAGCGCGGCCGCGATGGAGCAGATGTTCCACGACGCCGGGTTCCCCGAGGGCGCCTACGTCAACATCTACGCCACCAACGACCAGATCTCGACGGTCATCGCCGACCCCCGCGTGCAGGGCGTCTCGCTCACGGGCTCCGAGCGCGCGGGCGCCGCCGTCGCCGAGCAGGCCGGCCGGCACCTGAAGAAGGTCGTGCTCGAGCTGGGCGGCAGCGACCCCTTCATCCTCCTCAGCACCGATGACATGGATGCCGCCGTCGAGCAGGCGGTCGCCGCGCGGGTGGACAACAGCGGGCAGGCCTGCAACGCCGGCAAGCGCTTCATCGTCGTCGACGGGCTGTACGACGAGTTCCTGGAGAAGTTCAGCGCCGCGCTCACCGCGGTGGAGCCCGCCGACCCGATGAGCCCCGACGCCGTCATCGGCCCCCTCTCGTCGACGCTCGCGGCCGACCGGCTCGAGGAGCAGGTCGAGCGGGCGCTCGCGCAGGGCGCGACGCTCGCCGCGGGCGGCGGGCGCGAGGGCAACTTCGTGAAGACCGCCGTGCTCACGGGCGTCACGCCCGACAACGACGCGTACCACGAGGAGTTCTTCGGCCCCGTCGCGCAGGTGTTCCGCGTCGCCGATGAGGATGCGGCGATCGAGCTCGCCAACGACACCCCCTACGGCCTCGGCTCCTACGTCTTCACGACCGACGAGGAGCAGGCGCTGCGCGTCGCCGACCGCATCGAGGCCGGCATGGTGTTCATCAACGCCGTCGGCGCGGAAGGCGCCGAGCTGCCGTTCGGCGGCATCAAGCGCTCCGGCTCGGGTCGCGAGCTCGGCACCTTCGGCATCGACGAGTTCGTCAACAAGAAGATGATCCGCGTCGGCTTCTAG
- a CDS encoding DUF1611 domain-containing protein, with product MPGINRPVPSAPRAVAHPERPAPLPHRAVTAVVYCEGQFGEQDGKTANGLVRRSERYEIVSVIDSTLAGRDAGDVLDGAAAGIPIVTDLDAAIAAHGAVPDYLICGVAPADGLLSPAQRLVLLEGIARGMHIINGLHEFLADDVEFAAAALLAGVTILDIRRPKPTAELHLYSGRIDAVTCPRIAVLGTDGAIGKRTTAILLVDALRAVGIRAVLVGTGQTTIIQGGRYGVALDALVPQFCSGEVEHQVVRAFEAEDPDVIIVEGQGALSHPAYLTSAHILRGSKPQGVIVQHAPTRLVRGDFPMSPMPTVGSEIALIEAFADTSVIGITVNHEGMLDAEIGAVIDEYEAAYGVVATDPLTRPRERLVAMVLAAFPALAATAQRGDDALVG from the coding sequence GTGCCCGGCATCAACCGCCCCGTCCCCTCCGCGCCCCGAGCGGTCGCGCACCCCGAGCGCCCCGCACCGCTGCCGCACCGCGCCGTCACGGCGGTCGTCTACTGCGAGGGCCAGTTCGGCGAGCAGGACGGCAAGACCGCCAACGGCCTCGTGCGCCGCAGCGAGCGCTACGAGATCGTGAGCGTCATCGACAGCACGCTCGCCGGCCGCGACGCCGGTGACGTGCTCGACGGGGCCGCGGCGGGCATCCCGATCGTGACCGATCTCGACGCCGCCATCGCCGCCCACGGCGCGGTGCCCGACTACCTGATCTGCGGCGTCGCCCCCGCCGACGGACTGCTCTCGCCCGCTCAGCGGCTCGTGCTGCTCGAGGGCATCGCCCGCGGCATGCACATCATCAACGGGCTGCACGAGTTCCTCGCCGACGACGTCGAGTTCGCCGCCGCGGCGCTGCTCGCGGGCGTCACCATCCTCGACATCCGCCGGCCGAAGCCGACCGCCGAGCTGCACCTCTACTCGGGCCGCATCGACGCCGTGACCTGCCCGCGCATCGCCGTGCTCGGCACCGACGGCGCCATCGGCAAGCGCACCACCGCCATCCTGCTGGTGGATGCCCTCCGCGCGGTCGGCATCAGGGCCGTGCTCGTCGGCACCGGTCAGACCACGATCATCCAGGGCGGCCGGTACGGCGTGGCCCTCGACGCCCTCGTACCGCAGTTCTGCTCGGGCGAGGTGGAGCACCAGGTGGTGCGCGCCTTCGAGGCGGAGGACCCCGACGTGATCATCGTCGAGGGCCAGGGCGCTCTCAGCCACCCGGCCTACCTCACCTCGGCGCACATCCTGCGCGGCAGCAAGCCGCAGGGCGTCATCGTGCAGCACGCCCCGACGCGCCTCGTGCGCGGCGACTTCCCGATGTCGCCCATGCCGACGGTCGGCAGCGAGATCGCCCTCATCGAGGCCTTCGCCGACACGAGCGTCATCGGCATCACCGTCAACCACGAGGGGATGCTCGATGCCGAGATCGGCGCCGTCATCGACGAGTACGAGGCCGCGTACGGGGTCGTGGCCACCGACCCCCTGACGCGGCCGCGCGAGCGCCTCGTCGCGATGGTGCTCGCGGCGTTCCCCGCGCTGGCCGCGACGGCACAGCGCGGGGACGACGCGCTCGTCGGCTAG
- a CDS encoding EI24 domain-containing protein, translating to MLVPPTPSPRGALSELLGGAALVWRGFGYWRRRPGAMALGMLPGLIVLVVVGGLITLLAMNTGAIGTWLTPFAAEWGETARTAAREIAGFLVVLAAAVLAFYTFTTLTLIVGDPFYERIQRRVETDLGGLEEAPIGFWRSAGGSVLLVLRGALYALLTFATGLIPAVGAILAPVLGAVLAGHLIGRELTTRPFESRGIVGDARRALRRGNRARQLGFGIMTQLFFLVPGGAILVMPAAVVGSTLLVRQMLERAELSAPRPPG from the coding sequence ATGCTCGTGCCGCCGACCCCCTCCCCTCGGGGAGCGCTCAGCGAGCTGCTCGGCGGTGCGGCACTGGTGTGGCGCGGCTTCGGGTACTGGCGTCGCCGCCCGGGGGCCATGGCTCTCGGCATGCTGCCCGGGCTCATCGTGCTCGTCGTCGTGGGCGGGCTCATCACCCTGCTCGCCATGAACACCGGCGCCATCGGCACGTGGCTCACGCCCTTCGCCGCGGAGTGGGGCGAGACCGCCCGCACGGCCGCGCGCGAGATCGCCGGGTTCCTCGTCGTGCTCGCGGCCGCCGTGCTCGCCTTCTACACCTTCACCACGCTGACCCTCATCGTCGGCGACCCCTTCTACGAGCGCATCCAGCGCCGCGTCGAGACCGACCTCGGCGGGCTCGAGGAGGCCCCGATCGGCTTCTGGCGCTCGGCCGGCGGCAGCGTGCTGCTCGTGCTGCGCGGAGCCCTCTACGCCCTGCTCACCTTCGCGACCGGGCTCATCCCCGCGGTCGGCGCGATCCTGGCGCCCGTCCTCGGCGCCGTGCTCGCCGGGCACCTGATCGGCCGCGAGCTCACGACCCGGCCCTTCGAGAGCCGGGGCATCGTGGGGGATGCTCGGCGCGCGCTCCGCCGCGGCAACCGCGCCCGCCAGCTCGGCTTCGGCATCATGACGCAGCTGTTCTTCCTCGTCCCCGGCGGTGCCATCCTCGTGATGCCCGCCGCGGTCGTCGGCTCGACGCTGCTCGTGCGGCAGATGCTGGAGCGCGCCGAGCTCAGCGCACCGCGCCCGCCGGGCTGA
- a CDS encoding BCCT family transporter, translating into MHVTDPKTTSRAPVQCWVFWPTAAIVLVFTALTLIAPDAAGEVFGTIQSSIIANFNWYYVLIAAFFVAFALWAGFSRHGHLRLGDDDDQPEFSLLSWFALLFAAGMGIGLVFWGVSEPLSHFANPRPGVTGTDVELAQQAMSQTYLHWGVHAWAIYVVLGLALAYAIHRRKRPVSIRWALEPLLGKRVRGGWGNAIDVAALVGTIFGVATSLGLGVLQIGAGLEEAGIMPASDLSTIIIIGVITLAVLGSVLSGVNRGMKWLSVTNLALAGALVLFLIIVGPTQFLLREFVQSIGTYLQNFLGLSFTVSAFSGVEGEAWQAAWTSFYWGWWISWAPFVAIFIARISKGRTVREFVFGVMLVPTIVTFLWFSVLGGSALHRELFGGGGLVGPDGSVDTEAALFGLLGDLPGGLLLTIGAILLIGIFFVTSSDSGALVMAMIASGGQVDPAKRLRVFFVFVTALLAIALILAGGLGALQTAAIIIALPFSVVMLAACWATVIAFQREARAYDRARRAAFVDHIGEYYGLEVDAPAERDPRGLLSGLRRRFTRDRRQTDAALAAPAGASPDLTSTLEPEPAAEQKQLTELPEPAAGQLAR; encoded by the coding sequence ATGCACGTGACAGATCCGAAGACTACCTCCCGTGCCCCCGTCCAATGCTGGGTCTTCTGGCCCACCGCCGCGATCGTGCTCGTCTTCACGGCGCTCACCCTCATCGCCCCGGATGCCGCGGGCGAGGTGTTCGGCACCATCCAGTCGAGCATCATCGCCAACTTCAACTGGTACTACGTGCTCATCGCCGCGTTCTTCGTGGCCTTCGCCCTCTGGGCCGGATTCAGCCGCCACGGCCACCTGCGACTCGGTGACGACGATGACCAGCCGGAGTTCTCGCTGCTGTCGTGGTTCGCGCTGCTCTTCGCCGCCGGCATGGGCATCGGCCTGGTGTTCTGGGGGGTGAGCGAGCCGCTCAGCCACTTCGCGAATCCGCGCCCCGGCGTCACCGGCACCGACGTCGAGCTCGCGCAGCAGGCGATGTCGCAGACCTACCTGCACTGGGGCGTGCACGCCTGGGCCATCTACGTCGTGCTCGGCCTCGCGCTCGCCTACGCCATCCACCGCCGCAAGCGGCCGGTGTCGATCCGGTGGGCGCTCGAGCCCCTGCTCGGCAAGCGCGTGCGCGGCGGCTGGGGCAACGCGATCGACGTCGCCGCTCTCGTCGGCACGATCTTCGGCGTCGCGACCTCGCTCGGCCTCGGCGTGCTGCAGATCGGCGCGGGGCTCGAGGAGGCGGGCATCATGCCGGCGAGCGACCTGTCGACGATCATCATCATCGGCGTCATCACGCTCGCGGTTCTCGGCTCGGTGCTCTCGGGCGTCAACCGCGGCATGAAGTGGCTCTCGGTCACGAACCTCGCCCTCGCCGGCGCGCTCGTGCTGTTCCTCATCATCGTCGGGCCGACCCAGTTCCTGCTGCGCGAGTTCGTGCAGTCGATCGGCACCTACCTGCAGAACTTCCTCGGCCTGAGCTTCACCGTGAGCGCGTTCTCCGGCGTCGAGGGCGAGGCCTGGCAGGCCGCGTGGACGAGCTTCTACTGGGGCTGGTGGATCTCGTGGGCCCCGTTCGTGGCGATCTTCATCGCGCGCATCTCGAAGGGCCGCACCGTGCGCGAGTTCGTCTTCGGCGTCATGCTCGTGCCCACGATCGTCACCTTCCTCTGGTTCTCGGTGCTCGGCGGCAGCGCCCTGCACCGCGAGCTGTTCGGCGGCGGGGGCCTCGTCGGCCCCGACGGCTCGGTCGACACTGAGGCGGCGCTGTTCGGCCTGCTCGGCGACCTGCCCGGTGGCCTGCTGCTCACGATCGGCGCCATCCTGCTCATCGGCATCTTCTTCGTCACCAGCTCCGACTCCGGTGCCCTCGTGATGGCGATGATCGCCAGCGGCGGCCAGGTCGACCCGGCCAAGCGCCTGCGCGTCTTCTTCGTGTTCGTCACGGCCCTGCTCGCCATCGCGCTCATCCTCGCCGGCGGTCTCGGCGCGCTGCAGACGGCCGCGATCATCATCGCGCTGCCGTTCTCGGTCGTGATGCTGGCGGCCTGCTGGGCCACGGTGATCGCCTTCCAGCGCGAGGCGCGCGCCTACGACCGCGCCCGACGGGCGGCGTTCGTCGACCACATCGGCGAGTACTACGGCCTCGAGGTGGATGCGCCCGCCGAGCGCGACCCCCGCGGTCTGCTCAGCGGCCTGCGCCGTCGATTCACCCGGGACCGCCGTCAGACGGATGCCGCTCTCGCGGCGCCCGCGGGCGCGAGCCCCGACCTCACGTCGACGCTCGAGCCCGAACCGGCCGCCGAGCAGAAGCAGCTCACCGAGCTGCCGGAGCCCGCGGCGGGCCAGCTCGCCCGCTGA